TTAAATTGCATCCACAGTTTGTATGTTCCCGCTTCAGGAAAACTAGTTACAAAATCCACCTGTCCATCAGGAGAATCTTTACGAGCATGAGCATGAATATAATCTGATACTGCCAAAAGAGAAGAACTTTTAATAATAACTAAATGTCCTTTTTCTCCTAAATATGGTTGCAAATCTTTAATTGTTTGATTATTACGGCTATCTTTGAGAGCAAACTTTAAATTGACTTCCTCACCAGCCTTGAGAGTTGGTTGGGGAAAATTTAGGTTGACTTTAGTATCAGGTAATATTTTGGTATTGCTGTATTTTGCTAACTCTTTAGGTACAGAAGTTGAACCAGGCACTGTGATTTTCATAACAGTAACTTGTTCTTGTTCACCAGATGGCTTGTAATCACTAAAAATTGTGTAGTTATTAGGTTCAGGAAAATTAGTCTTAATTTCAAAACGCCCATTACCTTTGTAATTGGGATGCAAGTGATTGAAAAATTTTAAGTCGTCACTCACTACAATTAAATGCATTAATTGTTCTTGAAATTTGTCAAATTTGCCGATAGATTTGCCTTGGGAATCTTGTATATCAATTACCAAAGGTAGAGGCTGATTTGGAACAATATTTTTAGGAGCAGTTAATTTTGCTTGGGTAGAGACATGATTACTATTATTATGATTGTTTCCATGATGAGCATGATGTGTTTGCTCAGGAGCGTGTCCATTATGATTTGCTGATACTGTTATATTTTCTTGGGAAGCAGTTTCTCCCGACTTAACTTGTGATGAGCAACCTTGATTAAGTAGTAAAACTGCAATAGCAACAATTCCAGCAATAGAATATTTCATAGAAATCTTTCTCTTTATTATTAATAGGTGGAAGTATAGCTAAAGTTTGTCATACAGAAATGAAATCATCATGAAATTATTCTCTCCCTCATTTTGGAATGCACCCTTACCACTAAGATCGAATCGCGATCGCATTCTTTGCGCCAATCGCTCTAAATCTGACTTTAATTTAGGCACTGATGCAAAAAAATGGTTAGTGTTTAGTTGTTGATAGTTGATTATTGGTTGTTGTTTGTTAGTAGTTAGTGGTGAGTCAGCGACTCTTACGTAGGGGGTTCCTCCCCCAACCCCAAAGGGGACCCTGAGCCCCCATGAGCGACTGACGAACCCGTAGACGCGCAAGCGTCTTTTCAAAAGAGTAGGGTTAGTAGTTAATAATTATTTCTCTACTCCCCATACTCCCCCCACCTCCCCATCTCCCCATCTCCCTCATCTCCCTCATCTCCCTCATCCCCCTTCAAGAACCAGTCCTCAAAAAGGGCAAAATAACCTCTGCTACTGTCTCTGGATATTCTTCATGCATTCCCAGAGAACCAGGAAGAACAGCTGTTTGGACTCCGCTTAGTACTGCCAAAGCGTCCATGTCAGCACGAGATTTGCTGGGAGAGGATTCTCCAATTACCACCATCAAAGGCACAGATAAATTTTGAGCCAACCTCAGAAAGTCAGCTTGGTTATGTACAGCGTCGAGATTTCCAGTAACAAAGGCAGCAGGAGCAAATCTAGCTCCTGGTTGTTGGGTATTTTGCCACTTATGCTCAATGAAACTGGGGGTGAGTTTGGCAGCATCTACGTAGACGTGGCGACGGTACATAAAACTTAAAAAAGATGGCACAGTGTTGAGCTTGTAGAGTGCTTGACCAACAATAGGCGATCGCACTATTTCTCTAAATACTCCTGCGATCTGTCGATCTACACCCATTGTTGGTAAAGGCCCACGCCAAGTTGGTGCTACTAAAACTAACCGTGAAAATCCAGAGGAGTTTTTCTGGGCTAATTTGAGAACATAAGCTGCACTGTGACCGGCAGCCACCACTGCTATTGGAGCGTCAAAAACAGAAGTAACAAAATATTCCAGAAATTGCTCATATATAGCAGGTTCGTAATTTACAGATAAACGGGAAGAATCTCCGAATCCAGGCCAATCTAGCACGAATACTTGAAAATAGGACGCAAGTAACTTAGCTATCCCGCTCATTTCTTCTCGTGTAGACACAGTACTAAAAGCAGGAAGTAACAATAGCGGGGAACCACTACCAATAGTTTCATATACAATCTGCAATTGTTGGTTTTTCCAATTCCAAGAGATTGCTTTGACTACTCCACCGATACCAAAATTAGTAGGAGATGATAATAAATTAGTTGACATGAGGCAAAGTTTTATAATTAATAGGTATTAATTGTATTAATTACTTAGTTATTTTCAATAAAAAATTTCCCTTTTACCCTTAACTTTGGAATTCCAAAGCCTTCTTTTGCATAGTTTTAAAAATGTTGTAAAAACCATTTGCACGGGAAGGTGTGAGGCTAACATTTAAACCAGTTTCTTGAATAAAATCTGGAGTAAGTTGGACAATTTCAGCAGGCGTAAGTCCATTCAAACCTTCAATTAAAAGACCTACTAATCCTTTAGTTAATTGAGAATCAGAATCACCTTGAAATATAACTTTGCCATCTGCTAAATCAGCTGTGACATAAACTTGGGAAACGCACCCAGGTACTTTGTTTTCTACAACTTTATCAGCTTCTGGAAACTCCTTCAGCTTCTGACCATACCAAATTAACTGTTCATAGCGTCGTTTTGGGTCTGTCGCACGTTGAAAGCGCTGGACAATCTTAGCTAGGTTTGGTGGTAAGGAGTCTATGATAGAGGACATAAGACAATTAGCCAAGCGATCG
Above is a genomic segment from Fischerella sp. JS2 containing:
- a CDS encoding SufE family protein, producing MSSIIDSLPPNLAKIVQRFQRATDPKRRYEQLIWYGQKLKEFPEADKVVENKVPGCVSQVYVTADLADGKVIFQGDSDSQLTKGLVGLLIEGLNGLTPAEIVQLTPDFIQETGLNVSLTPSRANGFYNIFKTMQKKALEFQS
- a CDS encoding alpha/beta hydrolase; the protein is MSTNLLSSPTNFGIGGVVKAISWNWKNQQLQIVYETIGSGSPLLLLPAFSTVSTREEMSGIAKLLASYFQVFVLDWPGFGDSSRLSVNYEPAIYEQFLEYFVTSVFDAPIAVVAAGHSAAYVLKLAQKNSSGFSRLVLVAPTWRGPLPTMGVDRQIAGVFREIVRSPIVGQALYKLNTVPSFLSFMYRRHVYVDAAKLTPSFIEHKWQNTQQPGARFAPAAFVTGNLDAVHNQADFLRLAQNLSVPLMVVIGESSPSKSRADMDALAVLSGVQTAVLPGSLGMHEEYPETVAEVILPFLRTGS